From the Gramella sp. Hel_I_59 genome, one window contains:
- the rplJ gene encoding 50S ribosomal protein L10, protein MTREEKSQVIEDLTAQLAGFQTIYLADISGLDAGSTSNLRRACFKADVKLSVVKNTLLAKAMEASDKDFGELPTVLKGNTSILLSETGNAPAKVIKDFRKKSDKPLLKGAFVEEAIYVGDDYLETLVNIKSKEEVIGDIIGLLQSPAKNVVSALKSGGGKIAGILKTLSEKEG, encoded by the coding sequence TTATAGAAGACTTAACTGCCCAGCTAGCCGGATTCCAAACTATCTATTTAGCTGACATTTCTGGCCTTGACGCTGGAAGTACTTCTAACTTACGTAGAGCTTGTTTCAAAGCAGACGTTAAGTTATCGGTAGTTAAAAATACGTTGCTTGCTAAAGCTATGGAGGCATCCGATAAAGATTTCGGAGAACTTCCTACAGTTTTAAAAGGTAACACATCAATACTGCTTTCGGAAACTGGAAATGCTCCAGCGAAAGTAATTAAGGATTTCAGAAAGAAATCTGATAAGCCTCTACTTAAAGGTGCTTTTGTTGAAGAAGCTATCTACGTAGGTGATGATTATCTTGAGACATTGGTTAACATCAAGTCTAAAGAAGAAGTTATCGGGGATATTATTGGATTACTTCAGTCTCCTGCTAAAAATGTTGTTTCTGCACTTAAATCGGGTGGTGGAAAGATCGCAGGAATCCTTAAGACCCTTTCAGAAAAGGAAGGATAA
- the rplL gene encoding 50S ribosomal protein L7/L12, with product MADLKDFAEQLVNLTVKEVNELADILKEEYGIEPAAAAVAVAGGAAAGGEEAEEQTEFDVILTAPGGSKLAVVKLVKELTGLGLKDAKALVDGAPAPVKEGVAKDEAEALKSQLEEAGAEVELK from the coding sequence ATGGCAGATTTAAAAGATTTCGCAGAACAACTAGTTAACCTTACTGTAAAAGAAGTAAACGAGTTAGCTGATATTTTGAAAGAAGAATACGGTATCGAGCCTGCAGCTGCTGCTGTAGCTGTTGCTGGTGGTGCTGCTGCTGGTGGTGAAGAAGCTGAAGAGCAAACAGAATTTGACGTAATTCTTACAGCTCCAGGTGGATCTAAGCTTGCTGTAGTTAAGCTTGTAAAAGAACTTACAGGTCTTGGTCTTAAAGACGCTAAAGCATTAGTTGATGGTGCTCCAGCTCCAGTAAAAGAAGGAGTAGCTAAAGACGAAGCAGAAGCTCTAAAATCACAATTAGAAGAAGCAGGAGCTGAGGTTGAGCTTAAATAA